The sequence CGTTCAGGTTTTCCATGGCGACGATGCTAGGACCTGACAATCCATCGGAAAAGCGGGAAAATTCGAATCCATCCATCGGCATTGCCGATGACATCAGATACAAGACAGAGGCCCTCTTCCCATGCGCGACTTCGACCTCACTCAGCTGCGCACCCTCGTCGCGGTAGCTGACACCGGCAGCCTGTCCGCCGCCGCGCGCGTCGTATTCCTCTCGCAATCCAGCGTGAGCGAACAGCTCAAGAAGCTCGAAGAACGCGCTGGACAGCAGCTCCTGGATCGCAGCAAATCCGGCTGCGTGGCCACGCCGGCGGGCGAGAAGCTGCTCGGCTACGCGCGTCGCATGCTGGCCCTGAGCGAGGCGGCACTGGAAGATCTGCAGGGGCGCAGCCTGGATGGCGAATTGCGCATCGGGCTCTCCGACTACTTCCTGCCGCGCGAGGCCGCCCGGGTGCTCAAACGCTTCGGCGAGCTGCATCCGCGCCTGCGCCTGCACTCCTCGGTGCTCAAGAGCGCCATCATCGAGCAGGGCATAGATCCTTCCGGCGAACTCCCGCTCGACATCGGCGTATCCGTCCGCTTCGTCAGTGCGCGTGGCCGTCATGTCGCGGGAGGCGAAGCCCTGCAGGGCAGCATGCTGTTGCGCCGCGAGCCACTGTTCTGGGTCATGGCGGCAGATGCCGACATCGCGGCCAGTCCTCCTCTGCCCCTGGTCACCGTCCAGGGCCCCTGCCCACTGCAACAGCTGATGCAGCATCTGCTGGAACGGGCTGGCATCCACT is a genomic window of Niveibacterium sp. SC-1 containing:
- a CDS encoding LysR family transcriptional regulator encodes the protein MRDFDLTQLRTLVAVADTGSLSAAARVVFLSQSSVSEQLKKLEERAGQQLLDRSKSGCVATPAGEKLLGYARRMLALSEAALEDLQGRSLDGELRIGLSDYFLPREAARVLKRFGELHPRLRLHSSVLKSAIIEQGIDPSGELPLDIGVSVRFVSARGRHVAGGEALQGSMLLRREPLFWVMAADADIAASPPLPLVTVQGPCPLQQLMQHLLERAGIHYRTAFTVSGVAGLQLALAAGQGITCLNLSAINRGLRECPSEMRLPTLPQAEFRLTPPRAGEAPTVTEARVELAKLFRWHLEEPPKADPAR